Below is a genomic region from Streptomyces roseoviridis.
GGGCAGGGCGCGGGCGACCTCGTAGGCCAGGAGGGCGCCGAAGCTCTGCCCGTAGAAGCCGAAGCGGCCGCCGGCGCCGCCCGTCAGGTGCGGGGTGAGGGCCTCGGCGACGGCACCGGCCAGGGCGTCGAAGTCGGGCGGCATGGGGTGCCGGCTGCGGCCGCCCCGGGCCGGCGGGCGCAGCGCCCACACCTCGGCGACGGGGGCGAGGGCGCGGGCCAGCGGGGTGTAGGCGGTGGCGTCGCCGCCGGCGTGCGGGAAGCAGAACAACCGGAACGGGCGGTGGTCCTGGGGCGCGGGGACGAGGAGCCAGTCGCCCTCGACGCGGGGCCGGGCGGTCCGCGGGGCCGGGGTGCGGGGCGCGCCGCCGAGGGTGACGGTCATCGGACGGCCTCGCGGCGGGCGGTGAGCGCGGGGCGGGCGGCGGCCGGGCCGGCCGCGGCGGCACGGCGTACGGCGGCGGTGAAGTCGGCCAGGTCGGCGGCGTCGAGGAGGTGGCGCAGCTGGAGCTCGACGTTCAGCTTGCGGCGCAGCAGGTGGACGACGCGCAGGGCGGCGAGGGAGTGGCCGCCGAGGGACAGGAAGTCGTCGTCGGGGCGGACGGCGGGCACGCCGAGCACGGTGCGCCAGACCTCGGCGACCTGCTCGTCCACTCCCCCGGGCGCGTCCGGTACGGGGGTCTCGGCGGCCCGGACCGGCGTGGGGGCCGGCGCCGGGGCGACGGCCTCCGCCACGGGGGCGGGCAGCGCTCGGTGGTCGACCTTGCCGTTCGGGGTGAGCGGCAGGGCGTCCAGGACGGTCACGGTGGACGGCACCAGGTGGGCGGGCAGGATGCGGCGCAGCCCGGCCAGCAAGTCGGCGGGACGGACGGCCGCGCCGGTGACGTAGCCGGCCAGCCGCTGGTCGCCGGGAGCGGCCTCGTGCACGGTGACCGCGGCGGCGGTGACCCCGGCGAGGGCACCGAGCGCGTGCTCGACCTCGCCGAGCTCGATCCGGAAGCCGCGCAGTTTGACCTGGCGGTCCACCCTGCCGACGTACTCGAGGAGGCCCTCGGCGGTGCGGCGGGCCTGGTCGCCCGTGCGGTACATCCGGGCGCCGGGCTCCGGTGCGAACGGGTCCGCGACGAACCGGCCCGCGGTCAGCCCGGGGTGGCCCGGGTAGCCGTGCGCGAGGCCGGGCCCGGCCAGGTACAGCTCGCCGACCGCACCGGCGGCCGTCACGGGGGCGAGCCGGTCGTCCAGCAGGTGGGCGCGGACGCCGTGGAGGGGCTCGCCCAGGTGCGGGCCGGGTCCGGTGATCCGGGCGGTGATCGCGTCGACGGTGCACTCGGTGGGCCCGTACAGGTTGAGCGCGTCGATCCCCCCGTCGGCCAGTTCGCGCCAGGTCCGGGCGGGCACGGGCTCCCCGCCCATGAACAGCCGCGGCACCCGGGTGCCCGTCAGCGGCTCGCGGAGCAGCTGCCAGTGCGAGGGGGTCAGGTCGAGGTCGGTGACGCCGTGCTCGGCGAGCAGCCGCACCAGGCGGGCGGGGTCGGCCCGCCGCTCGTCGTCGATCACCACCAGGGTGTCGCCCCGGCAGATCCGGATCCACTGCTGGACGGAGGCGTCGAACGACACGCTGGCGTTCCAGGCGACGACCCCGGGCTCGGGGCGGTAGGCGCCGCCGGTTTCCAGGGCGGCGGCGAGCGCGGCGACGGCGCCGTGCGGGACCTCGACGCCCTTGGGGCGGCCGGTGGAGCCGGAGGTGTGGATCACGTAGGCGGAGTCGAGCGGGTGGGGCGTGGCGTCGGGCTCCGGCCCGTCGGCGGCGGCGTCGGGCCGGAGCACCGGGACGCCTGCCGGTACGGGCGGCGCCGCGTCGGCGCTCACCACGGCGGCGAGGCCCGCGTCGGCGGCCACGAAGGCGATCCGCTCGGCCGGGTACGCCGGGTCGAGCGGCACGTACGCGGCACCGGCCCGCCAGACGGCGAGCAGCGCGACCGGCAGGTCGACCGTACGGGCCAGGTGCACCCCGACCCGGTCCCCGCGCCCCACCCCGCGCGCCCGCAGGGCCCGGGCCAGGCCGGCGGTGCGCCGGTCCAGTGCGGCGAAGTCGAGACTGCCGTCCACGGCGTGCACGGCCGCCCGCCCCGGGTGCGCGGCGACGACGGCCCGCAGCCGGGACAGCAGATCGGGGGCGGGGGTGGGGGTGGGGCCGGCAGTGGGACTGGGAGCGGGGGCCGCGGTGGTGGTGGACGGCTCGGCGAAGGTGGTCACGGGAAGGGCTCCTCGGTGGTGGTGGGACGGGTGGGTCGGATCACGTAGGGGTCCGGCCGGAGGACCGTGCGGTCCGGTCTCCCGCCGGGGTGACTCGGCGACACGGGGGCGGCCGGGCGGGTGGGACGGTGGGGGCTGCGGGCGGGCGGATGGGGGCGTCGCATCCGTGCGGGCGTGGTGACGGGTGCGGGCGTGGGTGTCAGGGGCGGGCGTGGTGACGGGTGCGGGGCGTGGTGACGGGTGCGGGCGTCGCGTCCTGTCGGCGTGGCGTCGGGTGCGGGCGTGCGTCAGGGGCGGGCGTGGCGTCGGGTGCGGGCGTGGGTGTCAGGGGCGGGCGTGGTGACGGGTGCGGGCGTCGCGTCCTGTCGGCGTGGCGTCGGGGGCGGGCGTGGCACGCAGCGCGGGCAGGGCGTCAGGTGCGGCCGGGTGGCGGGAGGCTGCCGTCGGCCGGACGGCCACCGGTGGCCGGACGTCCGTACGGGGGGCCGGCCCGTGGAGCGGGAACTCTCTGTCGGCCGGGCAGCCGGGCGGGGCTGGTGCCGGCTCGGGCGTCCCGGCCGTGGGGCCGGGGGCCCTGACGGCCGGACGGCCGGACGGCCGCGCGCGCCAGGCGCCCCAGCTCGGGCTGCCCAGGCCGTGGGGCTGGGGGCCCTGACGGCCGGACGGCCGGACGGCCGCGCGCGCCAGGCGCCCCAGCTCGGGCGGCGGCCAGGGCCCCCGGCCGGCACCAGGGCACCCGCGCCGCCCCGGGCGCGCACCCGGCCGCGGCGCGCGCACCGCGCCGGCCGCACCGGCCCCGCGGGCCGTAGCCCAAGCCCCGCGGACCGCGCACCCACACCCGCCCCGCGCCCGCCCGTACCCCCGACGCTCCCCGTCAGGCGTCCGCCGCCAGGCGGGCCAGTGCTTCCGCGTAGGCGTCGACGAACTCCTCCGCCGTGGCGTCGTCCACGACCGCGCGCTGGTGGTCCACGGCGAGCAGCACGCGCTGGGAGACCGGGTCCTGGATGAGGGAGGCGCCGAAGGCGAAGCTGTTGGGTTCGTGGCGGAGGGTCGGTTCGCAGCCGATGCGGCCGTCCTCGATGCGGGCGGAGGTGAGCCGGCCGAGGGCGTGGAAGCGCAGGTAGCCGAACTGGCTGTCCAGCGACGTGTCGGCCATCATCCGGGCGAGCCGGGCGAAGGGCACCCGCCGGTGCGGCATCATGTCGAGCTCCTCGCGGTGGACGTGCCGGACGAGGGCGGCCAGGTCGTCCGGGTCCGGTGCGGCGACCAGGGGGACGGTGTTGAGGAAGAGCCCGTACACCTCGGTGCCGCCGAGCCGTTCGAGACGGCCGTTCATGGCGAGGCCCGTGGTGACCCTGCGGCGGCCGGTGATCCGGGCGAGGGCGTGGAGGTGGGCGGCGAGGGCGACCGATTTGACGGGGACGGCGAGCGCGTCGGCGACGGCGCGCAGCTGCCCGGGCGCGTCGGGCAGCACCCGCTCCACCGTGCGGGGCAGTTCGTGGACGTCCTCGCTGCCGGGCCACAGCTGACCGGTGGCGCCGGCGAGACGCCGCTGCCAGTAGGCGAGGGACTCCTCGTCACCGGCGGCCGCGCGTTCGACGGCGACGAAGTCCCGGAAGGTGGTGCGCGGCGGCGGGGCGGGCGCGGAGGCCGGGTCGGCGGCGAGCGCGGTGTGCCGTTCGAGGATCTCGGTGAGCAGCGAGGTGAAGCTCCAGCCGTCGAGGATGGCGTGGTGTTCGGAGACGGTGAGCTGGAAGGCGTCGTCGGCGAGCCGCTGGACGGTGATCCGGAAGAGCGGCGGTGCGGCGAGGTCGAAGGGCCGGTCCCGGTGGTCGGCGAAGACGTCCCGGATCCGCTCGTCCTGCGCCTGCTCCCGCCGGCCGCGCAGGTCGGCGAACTCGACCGGTGCGGGCAGGGTGCCGTGCACCAGCTGGAGCGGTTCGCCGTAGCCGGAGAGGTCGAGGCCCGTGCGCAGCACGGCGTGCCGGGCCATGGCCTCGCCGACGGAGCGGCGGAAGGCGGTCTCGTCGAGACGGCCGGTGATCCGGTAGGAGTTGACGTTGTGGTAGCTGTCGGTGCCGCCGGCGACCTCCATGTGGAAGACCATGGAGAGCTGCATGGACACCATCGGGTAGGCGTCGACGACGTCGGGCGGGAGCTCGGCCCGGTCCTCCTCGGCGACCATCGCGAAGGGCCGGGCGGCGTCGGGGTCCGCGGCCACCGGGCGGGCCAGCGGCAGCAGTCCGGCGACGGTGGGGGCGTTGAAGACGTCGCGCAGGGTGATCTGCCAGCCCCGGTCGTGCAGGGCGCCGGCGAGCTGGACGGCGCGGATCGAGTCGCCGCCGAGGTGGAAGAAGTCGTCGTGGACGCCGATCCCGGCGACCCCCAGCACCTCCGTCCAGACGGCGGCGAACAGTTCCTCCTCCGGGGTGCGCGGCTCGACGTGCCGGCCGGCCGGGGCGGCGGCAGCCCGGTCGGGGGCGGGCAGCGCGGCGCGGTCGGCCTTGCCGTTGACGGTGAGCGGCAGGGCGTCGAGGACGGTGACGCTCGCCGGGATCATGTAGTCGGGGAGGGTACGGGCGAGGAAGCCGCGCAGGTCGTGGGGCTCGGCCGGGGCGTTCCCGGTGGAGCGCACGGTGAGGTAGGCGGCGAGCCGGTCGTCGTGGACGGTGACGACGCAGGCGTCCACGTCGGGGTGGGCGGCGACGGCGTTCTCGATCTCGCCGAGCTCGATCCGGAAGCCGCGCAGCTTCACCTGGAAGTCCGCCCGGCCGACGTATTCGAGGCCGCCGTCGGGCAGGCGCCGGGCGACGTCTCCGGTCCGGTAGAGCCGGGCGCCGGGCGGGCCGTACGGGTCGGCGACGAAGCGTCCGGCGGTGAGGCCGGGGCGGCCCCAGTAGCCGTGGGCGAGGCTTCCGCCGCCGATGTACAGCTCGCCGGGCACGCCGGGCGGGCAGGGGCGCAGCCAGTCGTCCAGGACGAGCGCGGTGAGGTGTGCCATGGGTGCGCCGACCAGGCTGCGTTCGAAGCCTGCGCCGCCTTCGGCGATGTCGTGGGTCGTGACGTGGACGGTGGTCTCGGTGATGCCGTAGAGGTTGCAGAGGCGGGCGGGCGGCAGCGGGTCGAGGTCGTACCAGCGCTGGACGACGCCCGGGTCGAGGGCCTCGCCGCCGAGCATGATCCGACGCAGGGCGGGCAGGGCGCGGGGCCTGCGGCGCAGCGCCGGCTCGAGCTGGCGCAGCGCGGAGGGGGTGAGGCAGAGGTGGGTGACCCGTTCCTCGTCGAGCAGGGCGGCGAAGTCGTCGGGCGAGCGGCTGGTGAGGTACGGGACGACGGCGAGGCGGCCGCCGTGCAGCAGGGCGCCCCAGAGCTCCCAGACCGTCCAGTCGAAGGCGTAGCTGTGGAACAGGGTCCAGACGGTGTCGGGGCCGAAGCCGAAGTGGTCGCGGCCGGAGTCGAGGAGGCGGCTGACGTGCTCGTGGGCGACGGCGACGCCCTTGGGGCGGCCGGTGGACCCGGAGGTGAAGATGAGGTAGGCGAGGTCGCCGGGGCGGCCGGCGGCGGGCGGTCGTACGGCCGGACGGGCGGCGATCTCCTCGGCGCGGGCGACGAGGTCGAGGGTGTGCCAGCTGCCGTCGGGGGCGCGGTCGGGGCGGTCCGTGAGGACCAGGGTGACGGCGGTGTCGCCGAAGACCAGGGCGGCCCGGTCGGCGGGGGCGGCGAGGTCGACCGGCACGTAGGCGGCGCCGGTCTTGAGCACGGCCAGGATGGCGACGGGTACGGCGGCGGTGCGTTCCAGGAGCAGGCCGACCCGGTCGCCGGGGCGCACGCCGTGGGCGAGCAGGGCGTGGGCCAGCCGGTTGGCGCGCCGGTCGAGTTCTGCGTAGCTGAGGGTGCCGTCCGGGTCGCTGACGGCGGGCCGGTCGCCGTGGGCGTCGGCGGCCCGCTCGAAGAGGTGGTGCAGGCAGTGGCCCGGGTCGAGGCGGGCGGGGCGGGGCGGCGGGGCGGCGGAGGTGAGGCGGAGCACGGTGGCGTCCGGCTCGGCGAGGGCGGCGTCGAGGAGGGCGGCGTAGTCGGCGGCGAGCCGGCGCACGGTGCCGGGGTCGAAGAGGTCGGTGCTGTACTCGGCCTCGCCGCGCAGTTCGCCGCCGTCGGCGTCCTCGAAGACGGACCAGGTGAGGTCGAACTTGCTGGTGCCGTTGGAGCGGACGGTGCGCTCGGCGGTGGCGGTCCCGAGCGGGAGCGGTGCGCGTTGCTCGCCGTGGGCGCCGAAGACCACCTGGACCAGTGGCGGGTGCTGGGGCGTACGGGTGGTGCCGAGCAGGTCGACCAGCTGGTCGAAGGGCACGTCGAGGTGGCCGAACGCGTCGAAGGCGCCGTCCTGGATGTCGGCCAGCAGTCCGCGGAAGGTGGTGCCGGGGGCGAGCCGGACGCGCAGCGGCAGCAGGTTGACGAAGTAGCCGAGCAGGTCGGCGAGTTCGGGCCGGTCGCGGGTGGTGACGGGCGTGCCGACGAGTAGGTCGTCGGCGCCGGTCCAGCGGCCCATCAGCAGGGCGAAGGCGGCGAGTTGGACCGTGTACGGGGTCACGCCCTCCTGCTCGGCGAGCGCCCGGACCCGGGCGGCGGTGCCGGGGAGGAGGTCGAACGGCTCGGTGGCGCCGTGCCGGCCGCGCTCGGCGGGCCGCGGCCGGTCGCCGGGCAGCTCCAGGAGGGTGGGCGCGCCGTCGAGGGTCCGCTTCCAGTGGGCGAGGTGCTCCTCGTACGAGGTGTGCCGTCCCTCCTCGGCCCAGTCGGCGTACTGGAGGGTGAGGGCGGGGAGGTCGGTGGCCCGGTGCTCCAGGAGGGCGGCGTAGTGCTCCGCGAGTTCGCGCTCGAAGAGGTCGGCCGACCAGCCGTCCCAGACGATGTGGTGCACCGCGAACAGGAGCGTGGTGCGTTCGTCGGCGAGCCGGAACGCCTCCGCGCGCAGCAGCGGTCCCGTGCTCAGGTCGAACGGCTCGGCGGCCCGTTCGGCGATCAGCCGCTCGGCGTGCTCCGCCCGTTCGGACTCGGGCAGTCCGCGCAGGTCGGTGACGGCGAGGGGCAGGGCGAGGGTGCGGTGGACGTGCTGGCGGGGTCCGTCGGCGTCCAGGGCGAAGGTGGTGCGCAGCACCTCGTGCCGGCCGGCCACGCCGTCCAGTGCCCGCTGGAGCAGCGTGAGGTCGAGCGGGCCGGTGACGTCGTAGGTCCACGGGGTGGTGTACGTGGCGTCCCGCGGGTTCCACCGGTCGAGGAACCACAGGCCGCGCTGGAGCCCCGAGAGGGGGGCGGTGCGGACCGGGTCCGCGGGCCCCGGGGGCTCCGGCGGGGCGGCGGGCTCCGGGGTGGCCGTCAGGTCGGCGGACGGGCCTGCCGGCGCGGTGGCCGGGTCCGGGGCCGGCGGGGCGACGGGCGGAGCGGCCGGCGCGGCGGGCAAAGGCGCGGCGGGCAGGTCGGCGGACGGGCTCACGGCCTCGTTCCCTTCGGTCGGTCGGGTGGGCGGGCGGTCGGGGTGCCGGGTCATCGCGGGGCCAGCCGCTCGGCGATGGCCCCGACCGTCCGGCCGCGGAAGACCGTCTGCGGCGGGACCCGGGTGCCGGTCTCCTGGGTGAGCCGCATGGCGACCCGTACGGCGGCCAGGGAGTTGCCGCCGATCCGGAAGAAGTCGGTGTCGGGGCCGAGGTCCTCGGTCCGGCCGAGGACGGCCCGGACGGCGTCGGCGACGAGCCGTTCGGCGGCGGTGAGCGGGTCGGCAGGGGCGGTTCCGGGGCGCTCCGCCGGGGCGGGCAGGGCCCGGCGGTCGACCTTGCCGTTGGGGTTGAGCGGGAGTGCGGTGAGGACGTCGAGCGTGGCGGGCACCATGTGCTCGGGCAGCAGCCCGGCCAGGTGGTCGAGCAGCGCGCCGGGGTCGGGCGCGGGTGCGTCGGGGGCGGTGGTGACGTACGCGGCGAGCCGGTGGTCGCCGGGTGCGGGCTCGCGGACGGTGACGGCTGCCTCCCGCACGGACGGGTGGCGGGTGAGCGCGTCCTCGATCTCGCCCGGCTCGATCCGGAAGCCTCGGACCTTCACCTGGTCGTCGATCCGGCCGGTGATCTCCAGGACGCCGTCCGCCGTCCGGTGGCCGAGGTCGCCGGTGCGGTAGAGCCGTTCGCCGGGCGCGCCGAAGGGGGAGGCGACGAACCGTTCGGCGGTCAGCCCGGGGCGGCCGACGTAGCCGAGGGCGAGTCCGCCGCCGGCCGCGTACAGCTCGCCGGTGGTTCCGTCCGGGACGGGGCGCAGGTGGTCGTCGAGGACGTGGACCGCCTTGCCGTGCAGGGGGCGGCCGATGGGGATGGAGGTGCCGGCGGCGTCCTGCGGGGTGGCGCGGTGGCAGGTGGTGAGGCCGAGGCTCTCGACCGGTCCGTAGCCGTTGGCGACGACGAGCCGCGGGTACTGGTCGAGGGCCTTGCCGACGTGGGTGACGGAGGCCCGTTCGCCGGCGGTGAAGGCCACGGCGAGCTCGTCGTAGGTCTCCGGGAACTCTTCCAGGAGGAAGTTGAACAGGCTGGCGGAGAGCTGGAGTTGGGTGACGCCGTGGCGGCGGGTGAGTTCGGTGACCGCCTGCGGGTCGGGCCGCCCGCCGGGCTGGAGGACGCACGTGCCGCCGAAGGCCAGGGCGCCGTACAGCTCCAGGGCGAAGGCGTCCCAGGAGACCGGGGAGCACTGGAGCCAGACCTCGTCGGGCCCGAAGCGGGCGTAGTCCTGCCCGAGGTAGGTGGTGGTGAGGGCGCGGTGCGGGACGGCGACGCCCTTGGGGCGGCCGGTGGAGCCGGAGGTGAACATCACGCAGGCCAGGTCGGTGCCGGTGACCGGCAGGCCCGGGTCGTGGCCGGGGCGGGCGGCGAGGGCGGTGGCCGTGGCGTCCAGGTCGAGGTGGCGGGCGACGGGGAACGGGGGGCTCGCGTGGCGGTGGGTGACCAGCAGGGCGGCGCCGCTGTCGGCGACCGCCCCGGCCAGCCGCCCGGCGGGGAAGTCGGGGTCGAGCAGGGTGTAGGCGGCGCCGGCCTTCAGCGCGGCGAGCAGGGCGGTGACCAGGTCCGGTCCGCGCTCGACCAGGACGGCGACGGTGTCGCCGCGGCCGATGCCGAGGTCGCGGAGGTGGTGGGCGAGACGGTTGGCCCGCTCGTTCAGGGTGCCGTAGTCGAGCCGGTCCTCGCCGGACACCAGCGCGAGGGCCCGCGGCTGCCGGGCGGCCCGGTCCTCGAAGAGCGTGTGCACGGGTGTCTCGACGGCGGCGGCGAGGGTGCCGAGCCATGCCTCGCACAGCTCGGCCATGGTGGCCGCGTCGAAGAGGTCGCAGTCGTATTCGAAGCGGCCGGTGAAGTCGGTGCCCCGGTCGTCGACGGAGATCGACAGGTCGAAGCGCGAGACCGGGTTGGAGTACAGCTCGCGGGTGACCTCGGTGCCGCCGACGCTCAGCGGGCGGGTGTCCAGCGGGTGGAGTTCCAGCAGCAGCTGGCAGAGCGGGTTGCGGTCCTCGGTGCGGTCGTCGGGGCGCTCCGCCATGACGGCGCCGGCGATGGCGTCGAACGGTGCCTCCTGGTGGCGGTAGCCGCCGATCGCCACCTCGCGGACGTGCCGGACGAGGTCGCGGAAGTCCATCCCCTCCTCGACCCGGACGCGCAGCGGCAGCAGGTTGACGAAGTAGCCGATCAGCGCGTCGAGTTCGGACCGGCCGCGGACGCTCACCGGGGAGCCGAGCACGAGGTCGCGGCGGCCGGTGCGCCGGTGCAGGGTGAGGGCGAGCCCGGCGAGGAGCACCATGAAGGGGGTCGCGTCCTCGCCCCGGGCCAGCGCCCGGACGCCCTCGGCCACCGGGCGGGGCATGACGAAGCGGTGGAAGGCGCCCCGGAACGCCTGTCGTTCGGGGCGGGGGCGGTCGGTGGGCAGCGGGGGTTCGGCGGGCGCGTCCCGCAGGTGCTCGCGCCAGTAGTCGAGCTGCCGCTCGGGGGTGTCGTCCCGCTGCTGCCAGAGGCTGTAGTCGGCGTACTGGACGGGGAGTGCGGGCAGCTCGGCGGGGCGTCCGGTGGCCAGGGACTCGTACAGTGCGGCGAGTTCGGCCTCCAGGACGGGCAGGGATCCCTCGTCCCAGACGATGTGGTGGCAGAGCAGCAGCAGGGTGGACGTGGTGCCGGTGCGGTAGAGGTGGGCGCGGACCAGCGGGCCGGTCTCCAGGTCGAAGGGGACGAGGGCGGCCTCGGCGAGCAGGCCGTCCAGGGCGTCGGCGGTGGTCTCGCGGACGGTGAACGGCAGGTCCACGGAGGGGTGGACGACCTGCCGGGGGCCGTCGTCGGCCGGCTCGAAGGTGGTGCGCAGCGTTTCGTGCCGGTCGACGACGCCGGCGAGGGCCCGGCGGAGCAGTTCGGGGTCGACGGGTCCGGCGAAGCGGAACACCCACGGCACGTTGTACGTGGGCGCTCCCGGATTCCACTGGTCGAGGAACCACAGTCCGCGCTGGAGGCCGGCCAGCGGCGCCTGCGCGGCGCCGGTCCGGGTGAGCTCCGGCCGTTCGGCGGCGTCGGAGGCGGCGGTGACGGCGGCGGCGAACTCGGCGAGGGTCGGGGCGTCGAAGATGGTGTACGGGGAGATCATGCCGAACACGTCGAAGACGCGGCCGACCACACGTACGGCGGTGAGGGAGTCCCCGCCCAGGTGGAAGAAGTTGTCGTCGGCGCCGACCTCGGGCACGCCGAGCACGTCGGCCCAGACGGCGGCGATCAGCTGCTCGGCGGGGGTGCGGGGCGGGCGGCGGCCGGCGGGCGGTGCGGCGGGCGCGGCCTGGGGTTCGGGCAGCGCCGTGCGGTCCACCTTGCCGCCCGCGGTGAGCGGGAACGCGGCCAGCGGCGTGACGGTCGCGGGGACCATGTGCTCGGGCAGCCGCTCGGCCAGGTAGGAGCGCAGCAGGGCGGCGTCGGGGCCCGGACCGGGAGCGTCACCGGCGGTCGCCGCCCCTCCCCCGGTGCCGGTGACGTAGGCGGCGAGCCGGCCCTCGTGCGCGACCACGACGGCTCCGGCGACGTCCGGGTGGCGGGCGAGCGCCTGCTCGATCTCGCCGGGCTCGACCCGGAAGCCGCGGATCTTCACCTGGTGGTCGGTGCGGCCCAGGAACTCCAGCGGGGCGTCGGCGCCGGACCGGCGGACCAGGTCGCCGGTGCGGTACATCCGGGCGCCCGGCTCCGGCGCGAAGGGGTCGGCGACGAACCGGCCGGCCGTCAGGCCCGCCCGGCCGTGGTAGCCGGAGGCGAGCAGCGGCCCGCCGACGTACAGCTCACCGGCCGTGCCGGCGGGCACCGGCCGCAGCCGGTCGTCGAGGACGTACGCGCGCCGGTCGCCGAGCGTACGGCCGATCGGGACCGTATCGCACTCCGCGGTCGCCGTGGGGCCCGCGAGCTCGTGGACGGTGGCGGTGACGACGGTCTCGGTCGGCCCGTAGGCGTTGAGCAGCGGCACGCCGGTGGCGTCCCACCAGCCGGCGGCGGCGTCCGGGTGGAGCCGGTCGCTGCCGGAGATCATCAGCCGCAGGGCGCGCGGGACGCGGCCTCCGGCCCGCAGCGCGGCCACCACCTCCTGGAAGTAACCGGCGGCCAGGTTCGCCACGGTGACGCCCTCGGCGTCGAGCAGCTCCAGAAGGGCGGCCGGCGCGAGGAGGTGTTCCTCCGGTACGAGGAGGCAGGCGCCGGCCGACAGGGCGGTGAGCGCCTGTTCGACGGCCACGTCCACGGTCGGGCGGGCGAGGTGCAGGACCACGTCGTCCTCGGTGAGGCCGAAGCGCTCGACGGCGGCGGCCAGGTGGCCGGTGAGCGCGGTGAGCGGGACGTGCACGCCCTTGGGACGGCCGGTGGTGCCGGAGGTGTAGACGAGGTAGCCCGCGGCCTTCTCGCGGCCGGGGTGGGGGGCGGCCTCGTCGCCGGCCCGGGTGCGGACGCCCGCGTCCGTCCCGACGAGTTCGCCGTCGACGAAGGCGAGGGCGGCTCCGGCGTCCTCGCCGATCCAGCGGTTGCGCTCCTCGGGCGCCTCCCGGTCCACGGCCAGGTAGGTGGCGCCGGCGCGGAGGGCGGCGAGCAGGCCGACCACGTGGTCGAGCCGGTCGCGGCCGGTGACGGCCAGCGTCCGCCCGGGAGGGATCCGGGCGGCGAGGGCACCGCTCAGCTCGTCCAGCTCCCGGTAGGCGACGGTCCGCGCGCCGGTCCTCAGGGCCGGGCGGTCCGGAAACCGGCGTGCGACGGATATGAAGGGGAAACCGAGAGATTCCATCATCCAACCCCGATGAATTGACGACGCTGCGAGCAGTGAGATCGACGATAGGGCGGCCCCGGCGGGCCGATCGGCAGAATGCACGGAAGTCCATCGGCAGTTTCACCTGCCGCATGACCTGCGGGTCTTGTCCCTGAAAAGGGTCAGCCCGCCGACACGCGCACGGGCGTTTCGGCGGGCTGCTCGAATTCATCTCCGGTCACCCGGAGGGGAGAATCCAGAGTACTGCGGCGGGCTTCAGGAGAATTCAGGAGACCAGACGTCGTCCCGGTCGAGCGCGGCCGGCGCGTATTTCCCCAGAGCGCTGATCAGCAGGCGGAGTTCGAGGGCGAGGCACTCGGCGAACCGGACCAGCCCGGCCCGCGGGTCCTCCGCCGTCGCGAGCAGGGCCGCCCGGCCCAGGCCCACGGCGCGGGCGCCGAGCGCGAGGCTCTTGACCGCCCGGCCGCCCTCCCACATCCGGCCGGACACCAGCAGGCAGGGCGGCGGCCCGGCGGCGGCCAGCCGGCGCAGGCACTCCGCCAGGGGCAGGCCGACCTCGGCCGGGAAGGCGTCCGGCGCCCACCCGGTGCCGCCCTCGGCACCGTCCACCGTGACGGCGTCCGCGCCCGCCTCGGCGGCCACCCGGGCGGCCTCGGCGACGTCCCGGCCGGGGTGCAGCTTCACCCAGACGCGGGCCCGGGGGAAGTTGTTGCGCATCAGCCGGACCTGCTGGCGCAGGATCTCCGCCGTGAAGGTGCCGGGCGTGCCGGAGCGCAGCACGCGGCCGTCGCCGAAGACGTCGTCGATCCCGTACCGGTCGCCGAGCCGGGCGGCCGCCTCGGCATCGAGCACCGTCATTCCGCCGAGTCCCGGCTTGGCGCCCTGCCCGACCTTCAGCTCGAAGGCCAGCCGGCCCGTTTCGAGCAGGGGCAGCGCCGCCGGGTCGCTGTAGACGAGGTTCCACACCTCGGCGTCCGCGTCCTCCGTGGACTGCTGGACGGCGACGCCGCCCCGCCCGTCCGGCAGTTCTGCGGCGTAGGCGCGGAGGCGGCCGAGGAGCGCCCGGTCCGCCGCCTCGCCGAGCCGGCCGTAACCGTTCACCGGGACGACGTTCTCGCCGATCACCATGGGCAGGCCGAGCTCGCCCGCCTGCCGGCTGAGCGCGAGGCCGAGGTCGCCGCCGGCGGCCCGGGTGGAGCCGAGCGCCGACACGTACACGGGCAGCGGGGAGGTGAACCCTCCGACGGCGGTGGTCAGTTCGACGT
It encodes:
- a CDS encoding amino acid adenylation domain-containing protein — translated: MSPSADLPAAPLPAAPAAPPVAPPAPDPATAPAGPSADLTATPEPAAPPEPPGPADPVRTAPLSGLQRGLWFLDRWNPRDATYTTPWTYDVTGPLDLTLLQRALDGVAGRHEVLRTTFALDADGPRQHVHRTLALPLAVTDLRGLPESERAEHAERLIAERAAEPFDLSTGPLLRAEAFRLADERTTLLFAVHHIVWDGWSADLFERELAEHYAALLEHRATDLPALTLQYADWAEEGRHTSYEEHLAHWKRTLDGAPTLLELPGDRPRPAERGRHGATEPFDLLPGTAARVRALAEQEGVTPYTVQLAAFALLMGRWTGADDLLVGTPVTTRDRPELADLLGYFVNLLPLRVRLAPGTTFRGLLADIQDGAFDAFGHLDVPFDQLVDLLGTTRTPQHPPLVQVVFGAHGEQRAPLPLGTATAERTVRSNGTSKFDLTWSVFEDADGGELRGEAEYSTDLFDPGTVRRLAADYAALLDAALAEPDATVLRLTSAAPPPRPARLDPGHCLHHLFERAADAHGDRPAVSDPDGTLSYAELDRRANRLAHALLAHGVRPGDRVGLLLERTAAVPVAILAVLKTGAAYVPVDLAAPADRAALVFGDTAVTLVLTDRPDRAPDGSWHTLDLVARAEEIAARPAVRPPAAGRPGDLAYLIFTSGSTGRPKGVAVAHEHVSRLLDSGRDHFGFGPDTVWTLFHSYAFDWTVWELWGALLHGGRLAVVPYLTSRSPDDFAALLDEERVTHLCLTPSALRQLEPALRRRPRALPALRRIMLGGEALDPGVVQRWYDLDPLPPARLCNLYGITETTVHVTTHDIAEGGAGFERSLVGAPMAHLTALVLDDWLRPCPPGVPGELYIGGGSLAHGYWGRPGLTAGRFVADPYGPPGARLYRTGDVARRLPDGGLEYVGRADFQVKLRGFRIELGEIENAVAAHPDVDACVVTVHDDRLAAYLTVRSTGNAPAEPHDLRGFLARTLPDYMIPASVTVLDALPLTVNGKADRAALPAPDRAAAAPAGRHVEPRTPEEELFAAVWTEVLGVAGIGVHDDFFHLGGDSIRAVQLAGALHDRGWQITLRDVFNAPTVAGLLPLARPVAADPDAARPFAMVAEEDRAELPPDVVDAYPMVSMQLSMVFHMEVAGGTDSYHNVNSYRITGRLDETAFRRSVGEAMARHAVLRTGLDLSGYGEPLQLVHGTLPAPVEFADLRGRREQAQDERIRDVFADHRDRPFDLAAPPLFRITVQRLADDAFQLTVSEHHAILDGWSFTSLLTEILERHTALAADPASAPAPPPRTTFRDFVAVERAAAGDEESLAYWQRRLAGATGQLWPGSEDVHELPRTVERVLPDAPGQLRAVADALAVPVKSVALAAHLHALARITGRRRVTTGLAMNGRLERLGGTEVYGLFLNTVPLVAAPDPDDLAALVRHVHREELDMMPHRRVPFARLARMMADTSLDSQFGYLRFHALGRLTSARIEDGRIGCEPTLRHEPNSFAFGASLIQDPVSQRVLLAVDHQRAVVDDATAEEFVDAYAEALARLAADA
- a CDS encoding non-ribosomal peptide synthetase encodes the protein MTTFAEPSTTTAAPAPSPTAGPTPTPAPDLLSRLRAVVAAHPGRAAVHAVDGSLDFAALDRRTAGLARALRARGVGRGDRVGVHLARTVDLPVALLAVWRAGAAYVPLDPAYPAERIAFVAADAGLAAVVSADAAPPVPAGVPVLRPDAAADGPEPDATPHPLDSAYVIHTSGSTGRPKGVEVPHGAVAALAAALETGGAYRPEPGVVAWNASVSFDASVQQWIRICRGDTLVVIDDERRADPARLVRLLAEHGVTDLDLTPSHWQLLREPLTGTRVPRLFMGGEPVPARTWRELADGGIDALNLYGPTECTVDAITARITGPGPHLGEPLHGVRAHLLDDRLAPVTAAGAVGELYLAGPGLAHGYPGHPGLTAGRFVADPFAPEPGARMYRTGDQARRTAEGLLEYVGRVDRQVKLRGFRIELGEVEHALGALAGVTAAAVTVHEAAPGDQRLAGYVTGAAVRPADLLAGLRRILPAHLVPSTVTVLDALPLTPNGKVDHRALPAPVAEAVAPAPAPTPVRAAETPVPDAPGGVDEQVAEVWRTVLGVPAVRPDDDFLSLGGHSLAALRVVHLLRRKLNVELQLRHLLDAADLADFTAAVRRAAAAGPAAARPALTARREAVR